One stretch of Arachis duranensis cultivar V14167 chromosome 1, aradu.V14167.gnm2.J7QH, whole genome shotgun sequence DNA includes these proteins:
- the LOC107483564 gene encoding uncharacterized protein LOC107483564 — protein MKDFFAFRIQERLADGSPLLVVGYPELFLTFTCNPKWPEFNFLKNRDLNAEDRPDMVCQTFKVKLDRLIQDIRENNIFRRVVAVVYTIEYQKHGLPQAYILVFLHRDDKYPAADDIDQIISAEITDKDRDPLYYEVVEKNMMYGSCRSIKKDSPCMENGKCIRHFPKKFVNNTTIDDDGYPIYRRRDDGKTISKCGVELDNRYVVPHNKKLLLRYGAHINVEWCNQSRSIKYLFKYVNKGNDRATASFYNSSTTDVENDECDEVSMYYDCRYISLCEAPWRIFGYRIHFRDPSMVRLGFHLPGEQPVIFQDHENLKDVVKKASVKESMFLGWFKTNKKYSEAQRSGKIYYVQLLLNFVRSPTSSEDIRTIDGILYPTFRDACYLQGILDDDKEYIDAVEEANLHMTETEIRDLTLIEIENLLKGYNKSLRDIPSMPFPNIDMCYQQLMSNSVNRLICDEFRYDRRQLVVEHADLLQKLTDEQKRVYKQILAAANSGDGGVFLLYGYGGTGKTFVWKILAATIRSKDRIVLMVASLLLPGGRTAYSRFAISINFEYFSTCSINQNSPLVELIIRCKLIIWDEAPMVNRFCIETLNRTMRDILRFKNANSLQQPFGGKTVVFGEDFPQYYLCKLLSLTQNMQLRVDTFDERNNEVKQFIDRILSIGDGQCGDLIDGIDKIRIPDDILID, from the exons ATGAAGGACTTTTTTGCATTTAGGATACAGGAAAGGTTAGCTGATGGTTCTCCATTACT GGTTGTTGGATACCCAGAGCTTTTCTTAACCTTTACTTGCAATCCTAAGTGGCCTGAGTTTAATTTTCTAAAGAATAGGGATCTAAATGCTGAAGACCGTCCTGATATGGTATGTCAAACCTTTAAGGTCAAATTGGATCGTCTAATCCAAGACATCAGAGAGAACAATATATTTAGAAGGGTCGTTGCAG TTGTCTATACTATCGAATACCAGAAGCATGGTCTACCCCAAGCATACATCTTGGTCTTCTTACATAGAGATGACAAGTATCCAGCTGCAGATGATATTGATCAAATCATAAGTGCTGAAATAAcagataaggatagagatccacTATACTATGAAGTTGTAGAAAAAAACATGATGTACGGTTCATGTAGGAGCATCAAGAAAGACTCACCGTGCATGGAGAATGGAAAGTGCATTAGACACTTTCCTAAAAAATTTGTCAACAACACTACTATTGACGATGATGGATATCCTATTTACAGGCGAAGAGATGATGGAAAGACAATTAGCAAATGTGGGGTTGAACTTGACAATCGTTATGTTGTCCCACACAATAAAAAGCTTCTTTTGAGATATGGGGCACACATTAACGTTGAATGGTGCAACCAATCAAGATCAATCAAATACTTATTCAAGTATGTTAATAAAGGAAACGATCGAGCAACTGCTTCGTTTTACAACAGTAGCACAACCGATGTAGAGAATGATGAGTGTGATGAAGTTAGCATGTATTATGACTGTAGATATATATCTCTATGTGAAGCACCTTGGAGAATATTTGGGTACAGAATCCACTTTAGAGACCCTTCTATGGTACGTTTGGGGTTCCACTTGCCAGGTGAGCAACCTGTTATTTTTCAAGATCATGAAAATCTAAAAGATGTTGTTAAGAAGGCTTCTGTGAAGGAATCTATGTTTCTTGGATGGTTCAAGACAAACAAGAAGTACAGTGAGGCTCAGA GATCAGGAAAAATATACTATGTTCAATTACTCCTAAATTTTGTGAGAAGCCCAACCAGCTCTGAGGATATTAGAACTATTGACGGTATTCTATACCCTACATTTAGAGATGCATGTTATTTACAAGGTATTCTAGATGATGACAAGGAATATATCGATGCTGTTGAGGAAGCAA ATTTACATATGACAGAGACAGAAATAAGAGACTTGACTCTTATTGAAATTGAGAACTTATTAAAGGGATACAATAAGAGCCTAAGAGACATCCCTTCTATGCCATTCCCTAACATTGACATGTGTTATCaacaattgatgtccaatagTGTCAATAGGCTTATTTGTGACGAGTTTCGTTATGATAGGCGACAATTGGTAGTAGAGCATGCAGATTTGTTACAAAAGCTAACAGATGAGCAGAAGCGAGTGTATAAACAAATATTAGCAGCTGCCAATAGTGGTGATGGTGGTGTGTTTTTACTATATGGATATGGCGGTACAGGAAAGACATTTGTTTGGAAAATATTAGCTGCTACAATTAGATCTAAAGATCGAATTGTCTTGATGGTTGCATCTCTCTTGCTCCCTGGTGGAAGGACAGCATACTCGCGTTTTGCAATCTCTATTAACTTTGAATATTTTTCAACATGTAGCATTAATCAGAACAGCCCTTTGGTAGAGTTGATAATTCGATGTAAGCTTATTATATGGGATGAAGCTCCAATGGTCAACAGATTTTGCATCGAAACACTTAATAGAACAATGAGAGATATCTTAAGATTCAAAAATGCTAATAGTCTTCAACAACCTTTTGGAGGCAAGACTGTTGTATTTGGCGAGGATTTTCCACAATACTACCT TTGCAAGTTGTTGTCACTAACACAGAACATGCAGCTGCGGGTGGACACTTTTGATGAAAGGAATAATGAGGTAAAACAATTTATTGATCGGATTTTGTCAATTGGAGATGGTCAGTGTGGTGATCTTATTGATGGGATAGACAAGATAAGAATTCCTGATGATATTCTCATTGATTAA